From one Brassica napus cultivar Da-Ae unplaced genomic scaffold, Da-Ae ScsIHWf_1307;HRSCAF=1866, whole genome shotgun sequence genomic stretch:
- the LOC125596839 gene encoding uncharacterized protein LOC125596839: MTTTRLLLRRNSKPSDLFRPSSSSSSPSCSLSRTRILKCSLGGQNQKPPIKDKDRKSSVEVKAYVPTSEIVIKNKTEVRRGLMDSVFLVSHVTDIFITELRQAIKRRAWKLQLQRNIERVILDCRFYTLFAVAGTLLGSVLCFFEGCSRVLECYSHYLKGLSHGVKSNTVHILIEAIDMFLFGTSMLVLGNAFYNMFVSCKTNQSNQSIGEVKARIGYAVVMILHVGMMEKFKTTPLVTCMDLACFAASLFILSASMFLLSKLSSSRTTKTGERI; encoded by the exons ATGACCACCACTAGATTACTATTGCGTCGTAATTCAAAACCGTCGGATCTCTTTCgtccatcatcttcttcttcttcgccgtCGTGTTCCCTGTCACGCACAAGAATCCTGAAATGCTCGTTGGGGGGTCAGAATCAGAAACCGCCCATTAAAGATAAAGATAGAAAATCTTCGGTGGAGGTGAAAGCTTATGTGCCTACTTCAGAGATCGTGATCAAAAATAAGACTGAAGTAAGACGAGGACTGATGGATTCTGTGTTTCTTGTATCACATGTAACTGATATTTTTATCACGGAGTTAAGGCAAGCCATCAAAAGACGGGCATGGAAACTGCAGTTGCAGAGGAATATAGAAAGG GTGATACTTGACTGCAGATTCTACACCCTATTTGCCGTTGCTGGAACTTTATTAGGTTCTGTACTCTGCTTCTTTGAG GGTTGCTCTCGTGTCCTAGAATGTTATTCACATTATCTTAAGGGATTGTCGCATGGAGTAAAGAGTAACACAGTTCATATTTTAATCGAAGCCATTG ATATGTTCTTGTTCGGCACATCCATGCTAGTTCTAGGAAACGCTTTTTACAACATGTTTGTGAGTTGCAAAACAAACCAAAGCAACCAATCGATTGGTGAAGTAAAGGCCAGAATAGGGTATGCGGTGGTAATGATACTTCACGTTGGGATGATGGAGAAGTTCAAGACGACACCATTGGTGACATGTATGGACCTCGCTTGTTTTGCTGCATCACTCTTCATTTTATCGGCTTCTATGTTCCTTTTGTCTAAATTGTCTTCTTCACGAACTACTAAAACCGGCGAAAGAATTTAA